From a single Accipiter gentilis chromosome 10, bAccGen1.1, whole genome shotgun sequence genomic region:
- the POLG2 gene encoding DNA polymerase subunit gamma-2, mitochondrial isoform X2 → MALGCRQGGRWCGRAPLGRSVLRRRPPAVRVAEEVKAGSPARPYAGAAGGGDEAASGEELLEVCWRRHFLRGGAESRPALAWRAYLSGCHPGFGPLGVALRGNLAAQWWDSALVFREQVFAVDAPLHGPPAAGSPRAGQGLRLLHSETLREALRRRGCSQEPGGPSLEEVLGSAGTLRESLLPGALAQYVSCIELVNKRLPCGLAQIGVCFHSIPESEQHNKSLTRIGERTTSLLAWFSSPRTAGQWLDYWLRQRLQWWRKFAVGPYNFSSSDFQDEEGRKGFNLHYRFPWGTETIETLKNLGDTELLQMYPGDSSKLLGRDGRKNVIPHVLSVSGNLDRGVLAYLFDSLQLAENPLTKKKNSQRKVLKLHPCLAPLKVALDVGKGPTTELRQVCQGLFNELSENGISVWPGYLETVQVSMEQLYTKYDEMSVLFMVLITDATLENGVVQLRSRDTTMKEMMHISRLKDFLTKYVTSAKNV, encoded by the exons ATGGCGCTGGGCTGCCGCCAAGGGGGTCGGTGGTGTGGCCGCGCTCCCCTGGGGCGGTCCGTGctgaggcggcggccgcccgccgtGAGGGTCGCGGAGGAGGTGAAAGCCGGATCCCCGGCGCGGCCCTACGctggggcggccggcggcggtgATGAGGCGGCGAGCggggaggagctgctggaggtgtgcTGGCGCCGGCACTTCCTACGGGGCGGCGCGGAGTCGCGGCCGGCGCTGGCCTGGCGCGCCTACCTCAGCGGCTGTCACCCGGGCTTCGGGCCGCTGGGCGTGGCGCTGCGGGGAAACCTGGCGGCCCAGTGGTGGGACTCGGCGCTGGTTTTCCGGGAGCAGGTGTTCGCCGTGGATGCCCCGCTCcacggcccgcccgccgccggttCTCCGCGGGCAGGGCAGGGTCTCCGGCTGCTGCATTCGGAGACGCTGCGCGAAGCCCTCCGGCGCAGGGGCTGTAGCCAGGAGCCGGGCGGACCGTCTCTGGAAGAAGTGCTAGGGAGCGCGGGGACGCTTCGTGAGAGCCTGCTGCCTG GTGCCTTGGCACAATATGTTAGCTGCATAGAATTGGTGAACAAAAGACTGCCTTGTGGCCTTGCTCAAATTGGAGTGTGCTTTCACTCTATTCCAGAAAGTGAACAACACAACAAAAGCCTTACAAG AATAGGCGAAAGGACAACGTCTTTGCTTGCATGGTTTAGTTCTCCCAGAACTGCAGGACAGTGGCTCGACTACTGGTTACGCCAGAGGCTCCAATGGTGGAGAAAG tttgcagTAGGCCCATATAACTTCAGCAGCAGTGATTTTCAggatgaagaaggaagaaaaggatttaatttaCATTACAGATTTCCTTGGGGGACAGAAACAATAGAAACATTGAAGAACCTTGGTGATACTGAACTGTTACAGATGTATCCAGGGGATAGCTCAAAATTACTT ggCCGAGATGGAAGGAAGAATGTTATTCCTCATGTTCTGTCTGTGAGTGGAAATCTGGACCGAGGAGTATTAGCATATCTCTTTGATTCTCTACAGCTAGCTGAGAACccattaacaaaaaagaaaaattcacagaGAAAG GTACTTAAGCTTCATCCTTGCTTAGCACCTCTTAAAGTGGCCTTGGATGTAGGAAAAGGTCCAACAACAGAGCTGAGACAG gTTTGTCAAGGATTGTTCAATGAACTGTCAGAAAACGGAATTTCCGTATGGCCGGGTTATCTTGAAACCGTGCAAGTATCTATGGAACAGCTTTATACAAA GTACGATGAGATGAGTGTTCTCTTCATGGTCTTGATAACTGATGCCACTCTAGAGAATGGAGTGGTCCAGCTGAGAAGCAGAGACACCACCATGAAGGAAATGATGCACATATCTAGGCTGAAAGACTTTTTAACTAAGTATGTAACATCAGCCAAAAATGTGTAA
- the DDX5 gene encoding probable ATP-dependent RNA helicase DDX5 isoform X2, with amino-acid sequence MPGFGAPRFGGSRGGPLSGKKFGNPGEKLTKKKWNLDELPKFEKNFYQEHPDVVRRTVQEVEQYRSSKEVTVRGHNCPKPIINFYEANFPANVMEVIQRQNFTEPTAIQAQGWPVALSGLDMVGVAQTGSGKTLSYLLPAIVHINHQPFLERGDGPICLVLAPTRELAQQVQQVAAEYSRACRLKSTCIYGGAPKGPQIRDLERGVEICIATPGRLIDFLEAGKTNLRRCTYLVLDEADRMLDMGFEPQIRKIVDQIRPDRQTLMWSATWPKEVRQLAEDFLKEYVHINIGALELSANHNILQIVDVCHDVEKDDKLIRLMEEIMSEKENKTIVFVETKRRCDDLTRKMRRDGWPAMGIHGDKSQQERDWVLNEFKHGKAPILIATDVASRGLDVEDVKFVINYDYPNSSEDYIHRIGRTARSTKTGTAYTFFTPNNIKQVNDLISVLREANQAINPKLLQLIEDRGSGRSRGDRRDRYSAGKRGGFSSFRERENFERNYGALGKRDFGAKTQNGAYSAQSFSNGTPFGNGFAAAGMQAGFRAGNPAGAYQNGYDQQYGSNIANMHNGMNQQQYAYPATGAAPMIGYPMPTSYSQ; translated from the exons ATGCCCGG GTTTGGAGCCCCCCGTTTCGGAGGAAGTAGAGGTGGACCtctttctggaaagaaatttGGAAATCCTGGGGAAAAACttacaaaaaagaaatggaatttaGATGAGCTGCCCAAATTTGAGAAGAACTTCTATCAAGAACATCCTGATGTAGTGAGACGTACTGTG caAGAAGTTGAACAGTACAGATCAAGCAAAGAAGTCACAGTTAGGGGCCATAACTGTCCAAAACCAATTATAAACTTCTATGAAGCTAACTTTCCTG CAAACGTTATGGAAGTAATTCAGAGGCAGAACTTCACTGAACCAACTGCTATTCAAGCACAAGGATGGCCTGTTGCATTGAGTGGATTGGATATGGTTGGAGTGGCGCAGACTGGATCAGGGAAAACACTGTCT TACTTGTTGCCTGCTATTGTGCATATAAATCACCAGCCATTCCTGGAGCGAGGAGATGGACCTATT TGTCTTGTGCTGGCACCAACTCGTGAACTGGCTCAACAAGTGCAGCAGGTAGCTGCTGAATATAGCAGAGCATGCCGTTTGAAGTCTACATGTATTTATGGAGGTGCTCCAAAAGGACCACAGATTCGTGACTTAGAAAGAG GTGTGGAAATCTGCATTGCAACACCTGGAAGACTTATAGACTTCTTGGAAGCTGGGAAGACCAATCTCAGGAGGTGTACTTACCTTGTCCTTGATGAAGCTGACAGGATGCTTGACATGGGATTTGAACCTCAGATCAGAAAAATTGTGGATCAGATAAGA CCTGACAGGCAAACTCTGATGTGGAGTGCCACATGGCCAAAGGAAGTAAGGCAGCTGGCTGAAGACTTTTTGAAAGAATATGTACACATCAACATTGGTGCATTAGAACTAAGTGCAAATCACAACATTCTTCAGATTGTGGATGTGTGTCATGATGTAGAGAAAGATGACAA GCTTATTCGTTTGATGGAAGAAATAATGagtgagaaggaaaataaaacaattgtTTTTGTGGAAACCAAAAGACGGTGTGATGATCTTACCAGGAAAATGAGGAGAGATGG GTGGCCAGCAATGGGTATTCATGGTGATAAAAGTCAGCAGGAGCGTGACTGGGTTCTAAATG AATTCAAACATGGAAAAGCACCAATCCTGATTGCTACAGATGTTGCATCCAGAGGTCTAG ATGTGGAAGATGTGAAATTTGTCATCAATTATGACTACCCTAACTCCTCAGAGGACTATATCCACCGAATTGGACGAACTGCCCGCAGTACCAAAACAGGCACAGCATACACATTCTTTACTCCTAACAATATTAAGCAAGTAAATGACCTCATCTCTGTGCTTCGGGAGGCTAATCAAGCCATCAACCCCAAATTGCTTCAGTTGATTGAAGACAGAGGTTCAG GTCGTTCCCGAGGTGATCGACGTGACAGATATTCTGCGGGCAAAAGGGGTGGATTTAGTAGTTTTAGAGAGAGGGAGAACTTTGAGAGAAACTATGGTGCACTAGGAAAGAGAGACTTTGGAGCAAAAACTCAAAATGGGGCCTACAGTGCCCAAAGTTTCAGTAATGGAACTCCTTTTGGAAATGGCTTTGCAGCTGCAGGCATGCAAGCTGGCTTCAGGGCTGGTAACCCTGCAGGAGCTTACCAGAATGGCTATGATCAGCAGTATGGAAGTAATATTGCAAATATGCACAATGGCATGAACCAACAGCAGTATGCATATCCTGCCACTGGTGCTGCTCCTATGATAGGTTACCCAATGCCGACAAGTTATTCTCAATAA
- the DDX5 gene encoding probable ATP-dependent RNA helicase DDX5 isoform X1 — MPGYSSDRDRGFGAPRFGGSRGGPLSGKKFGNPGEKLTKKKWNLDELPKFEKNFYQEHPDVVRRTVQEVEQYRSSKEVTVRGHNCPKPIINFYEANFPANVMEVIQRQNFTEPTAIQAQGWPVALSGLDMVGVAQTGSGKTLSYLLPAIVHINHQPFLERGDGPICLVLAPTRELAQQVQQVAAEYSRACRLKSTCIYGGAPKGPQIRDLERGVEICIATPGRLIDFLEAGKTNLRRCTYLVLDEADRMLDMGFEPQIRKIVDQIRPDRQTLMWSATWPKEVRQLAEDFLKEYVHINIGALELSANHNILQIVDVCHDVEKDDKLIRLMEEIMSEKENKTIVFVETKRRCDDLTRKMRRDGWPAMGIHGDKSQQERDWVLNEFKHGKAPILIATDVASRGLDVEDVKFVINYDYPNSSEDYIHRIGRTARSTKTGTAYTFFTPNNIKQVNDLISVLREANQAINPKLLQLIEDRGSGRSRGDRRDRYSAGKRGGFSSFRERENFERNYGALGKRDFGAKTQNGAYSAQSFSNGTPFGNGFAAAGMQAGFRAGNPAGAYQNGYDQQYGSNIANMHNGMNQQQYAYPATGAAPMIGYPMPTSYSQ, encoded by the exons ATGCCCGGGTATTCCAGCGACAGGGATAGAGG GTTTGGAGCCCCCCGTTTCGGAGGAAGTAGAGGTGGACCtctttctggaaagaaatttGGAAATCCTGGGGAAAAACttacaaaaaagaaatggaatttaGATGAGCTGCCCAAATTTGAGAAGAACTTCTATCAAGAACATCCTGATGTAGTGAGACGTACTGTG caAGAAGTTGAACAGTACAGATCAAGCAAAGAAGTCACAGTTAGGGGCCATAACTGTCCAAAACCAATTATAAACTTCTATGAAGCTAACTTTCCTG CAAACGTTATGGAAGTAATTCAGAGGCAGAACTTCACTGAACCAACTGCTATTCAAGCACAAGGATGGCCTGTTGCATTGAGTGGATTGGATATGGTTGGAGTGGCGCAGACTGGATCAGGGAAAACACTGTCT TACTTGTTGCCTGCTATTGTGCATATAAATCACCAGCCATTCCTGGAGCGAGGAGATGGACCTATT TGTCTTGTGCTGGCACCAACTCGTGAACTGGCTCAACAAGTGCAGCAGGTAGCTGCTGAATATAGCAGAGCATGCCGTTTGAAGTCTACATGTATTTATGGAGGTGCTCCAAAAGGACCACAGATTCGTGACTTAGAAAGAG GTGTGGAAATCTGCATTGCAACACCTGGAAGACTTATAGACTTCTTGGAAGCTGGGAAGACCAATCTCAGGAGGTGTACTTACCTTGTCCTTGATGAAGCTGACAGGATGCTTGACATGGGATTTGAACCTCAGATCAGAAAAATTGTGGATCAGATAAGA CCTGACAGGCAAACTCTGATGTGGAGTGCCACATGGCCAAAGGAAGTAAGGCAGCTGGCTGAAGACTTTTTGAAAGAATATGTACACATCAACATTGGTGCATTAGAACTAAGTGCAAATCACAACATTCTTCAGATTGTGGATGTGTGTCATGATGTAGAGAAAGATGACAA GCTTATTCGTTTGATGGAAGAAATAATGagtgagaaggaaaataaaacaattgtTTTTGTGGAAACCAAAAGACGGTGTGATGATCTTACCAGGAAAATGAGGAGAGATGG GTGGCCAGCAATGGGTATTCATGGTGATAAAAGTCAGCAGGAGCGTGACTGGGTTCTAAATG AATTCAAACATGGAAAAGCACCAATCCTGATTGCTACAGATGTTGCATCCAGAGGTCTAG ATGTGGAAGATGTGAAATTTGTCATCAATTATGACTACCCTAACTCCTCAGAGGACTATATCCACCGAATTGGACGAACTGCCCGCAGTACCAAAACAGGCACAGCATACACATTCTTTACTCCTAACAATATTAAGCAAGTAAATGACCTCATCTCTGTGCTTCGGGAGGCTAATCAAGCCATCAACCCCAAATTGCTTCAGTTGATTGAAGACAGAGGTTCAG GTCGTTCCCGAGGTGATCGACGTGACAGATATTCTGCGGGCAAAAGGGGTGGATTTAGTAGTTTTAGAGAGAGGGAGAACTTTGAGAGAAACTATGGTGCACTAGGAAAGAGAGACTTTGGAGCAAAAACTCAAAATGGGGCCTACAGTGCCCAAAGTTTCAGTAATGGAACTCCTTTTGGAAATGGCTTTGCAGCTGCAGGCATGCAAGCTGGCTTCAGGGCTGGTAACCCTGCAGGAGCTTACCAGAATGGCTATGATCAGCAGTATGGAAGTAATATTGCAAATATGCACAATGGCATGAACCAACAGCAGTATGCATATCCTGCCACTGGTGCTGCTCCTATGATAGGTTACCCAATGCCGACAAGTTATTCTCAATAA
- the POLG2 gene encoding DNA polymerase subunit gamma-2, mitochondrial isoform X1 codes for MALGCRQGGRWCGRAPLGRSVLRRRPPAVRVAEEVKAGSPARPYAGAAGGGDEAASGEELLEVCWRRHFLRGGAESRPALAWRAYLSGCHPGFGPLGVALRGNLAAQWWDSALVFREQVFAVDAPLHGPPAAGSPRAGQGLRLLHSETLREALRRRGCSQEPGGPSLEEVLGSAGTLRESLLPGALAQYVSCIELVNKRLPCGLAQIGVCFHSIPESEQHNKSLTRIGERTTSLLAWFSSPRTAGQWLDYWLRQRLQWWRKFAVGPYNFSSSDFQDEEGRKGFNLHYRFPWGTETIETLKNLGDTELLQMYPGDSSKLLGRDGRKNVIPHVLSVSGNLDRGVLAYLFDSLQLAENPLTKKKNSQRKVLKLHPCLAPLKVALDVGKGPTTELRQVCQGLFNELSENGISVWPGYLETVQVSMEQLYTKYDEMSVLFMVLITDATLENGVVQLRSRDTTMKEMMHISRLKDFLTKLCIKDDEQQLTQ; via the exons ATGGCGCTGGGCTGCCGCCAAGGGGGTCGGTGGTGTGGCCGCGCTCCCCTGGGGCGGTCCGTGctgaggcggcggccgcccgccgtGAGGGTCGCGGAGGAGGTGAAAGCCGGATCCCCGGCGCGGCCCTACGctggggcggccggcggcggtgATGAGGCGGCGAGCggggaggagctgctggaggtgtgcTGGCGCCGGCACTTCCTACGGGGCGGCGCGGAGTCGCGGCCGGCGCTGGCCTGGCGCGCCTACCTCAGCGGCTGTCACCCGGGCTTCGGGCCGCTGGGCGTGGCGCTGCGGGGAAACCTGGCGGCCCAGTGGTGGGACTCGGCGCTGGTTTTCCGGGAGCAGGTGTTCGCCGTGGATGCCCCGCTCcacggcccgcccgccgccggttCTCCGCGGGCAGGGCAGGGTCTCCGGCTGCTGCATTCGGAGACGCTGCGCGAAGCCCTCCGGCGCAGGGGCTGTAGCCAGGAGCCGGGCGGACCGTCTCTGGAAGAAGTGCTAGGGAGCGCGGGGACGCTTCGTGAGAGCCTGCTGCCTG GTGCCTTGGCACAATATGTTAGCTGCATAGAATTGGTGAACAAAAGACTGCCTTGTGGCCTTGCTCAAATTGGAGTGTGCTTTCACTCTATTCCAGAAAGTGAACAACACAACAAAAGCCTTACAAG AATAGGCGAAAGGACAACGTCTTTGCTTGCATGGTTTAGTTCTCCCAGAACTGCAGGACAGTGGCTCGACTACTGGTTACGCCAGAGGCTCCAATGGTGGAGAAAG tttgcagTAGGCCCATATAACTTCAGCAGCAGTGATTTTCAggatgaagaaggaagaaaaggatttaatttaCATTACAGATTTCCTTGGGGGACAGAAACAATAGAAACATTGAAGAACCTTGGTGATACTGAACTGTTACAGATGTATCCAGGGGATAGCTCAAAATTACTT ggCCGAGATGGAAGGAAGAATGTTATTCCTCATGTTCTGTCTGTGAGTGGAAATCTGGACCGAGGAGTATTAGCATATCTCTTTGATTCTCTACAGCTAGCTGAGAACccattaacaaaaaagaaaaattcacagaGAAAG GTACTTAAGCTTCATCCTTGCTTAGCACCTCTTAAAGTGGCCTTGGATGTAGGAAAAGGTCCAACAACAGAGCTGAGACAG gTTTGTCAAGGATTGTTCAATGAACTGTCAGAAAACGGAATTTCCGTATGGCCGGGTTATCTTGAAACCGTGCAAGTATCTATGGAACAGCTTTATACAAA GTACGATGAGATGAGTGTTCTCTTCATGGTCTTGATAACTGATGCCACTCTAGAGAATGGAGTGGTCCAGCTGAGAAGCAGAGACACCACCATGAAGGAAATGATGCACATATCTAGGCTGAAAGACTTTTTAACTAA